One Diadema setosum chromosome 8, eeDiaSeto1, whole genome shotgun sequence genomic window carries:
- the LOC140231669 gene encoding uncharacterized protein — MTNHSTNTTMTTSRTLRQTDFLPTKFSGSRLDYNDCTAHILTFEDYLDAHDIDSDNAGNLTTILKTFKRTLEGQARLWIDKLTFTTYDDLKTAFTRRFSPAKSTFARVTDFNTMTMTNGESVETFLQRLRQTASYIDYGEKQIKDRLLAALTPDCRAAILMASPTSTTTPDEIAAKAQLFIDLRTDTTPTKEVIFATQDDVDLLSEEISSLRFKTEQKDSRGRRRNRHSQHNDSDRSTSRSATEDATNGLDLDSLASVTIVTFLAIFGGIVGIG, encoded by the exons ATGACCAATCACAGTACCAATACCACCATGACCACCAGTAGGACCCTCCGACAGACCGACTTTTTACCGACTAAATTTTCTGGCAGCCGACTAGATTACAATGACTGTACTGCCcatattttgacctttgaagaCTATTTAGACGCCCATGACATTGACTCGGACAATGCTGGCAACTTGACGACTATACTTAAGACTTTCAAGCGGACTTTAGAGGGACAGGCCAGACTCTGGATAGACAAATTGACTTTCACTACTTATGACGACCTAAAGACGGCTTTCACTAGGCGATTTAGCCCCGCCAAATCGACTTTTGCTAGGGTTACTGACTTTAACACCATGACTATGACTAATGGAGAGAGTGTCGAAACTTTTCTCCAACGACTCAGACAGACTGCCTCCTACATAGACTATGGGGAGAAGCAAATAAAGGACCGTTTACTTGCTGCACTGACCCCCGACTGTCGCGCCGCCATTCTTATGGCATCGCCGACATCAACGACCACCCCTGACGAGATAGCCGCGAAAGCGCAGCTTTTCATAGATCTTAGGACTGACACTACCCCGACAAAAGAGGTGATATTCGCAACCCAAGACGATGTCGACCTCCTAAGTGAGGAAATTTCCTCCCTTAGATTTAAAACCGAACAGAAAGACTCCCGAGGACGAAGACGAAATCGACATTCCCAACACAATGACTCTGACCGCAGTACCAGCCGCAGCGCTA CCGAGGACGCGACCAACGGTCTCGACCTCGATTCACTGGCAAGTGTGACTATTGTCACATTCCTGGCCATTTTTGGAGGGATTGTCGGCATAGGTTGA